The sequence ttcccagtccctgcactggccccacagccccacagcatgatggaaccaccaccatattttactgtaggtagcaggtgtttttcttggaatgctgtgttctttttcctccatgcataacgccccttgttatggccaaataactcaattttagtttcatcagtccacagcaccttattccaaaatgaagctggcttgtccaaatgtgctttagcccacctcaagcggcactttttgtgctgtgggcttcctctgcatcactcgcgcatacagcatctccttgtgtaaagtgcgccgaatggttgaacgatgcacagagactccatctgcagcaagatgatgttgtaggtctttggtgctggtatgtgggttgactctgactgttctcaccattcgtcgcttctgtctatccgagatttttcttggtctgccacttcgagcctttacttgaactgagcctgtggtcttccatttcctcaatatgttcctaactgtggaaacagacagctaaaatctctgagacagctttctgtatccttcccctaaaccagtggtgggcaaacttttttgtcaactgagccaaatatcgccaaaaccacgattgaaatttctttcgagagccacatttttaaaacctaaaatattgcgtcaacagtaccagtgaggactattagggctcatgcacacgaccgtgtgcccgccgttgccatattgcaggccgcatacggcaggtccgcaatacacgggcactggccatgtgcagtccgcatcaaggacccattcacttcaatgggtccaggatccgggatatgagtgctacagagtgcttccgtggtgcttctggctgtgcctccgcaccgcaaaaaagtagcgcacacGGCACACAtgatgcacttatgggggatatctgtggatgacgcacttatgggggatatctgtggataacgcacttatgggggatatctgtggatgatgcacttatgggggatatctgtggatgacgcacttatgggggatatctgtggatgacgcacttatgggggatatctgtggatgacgcacttatggggatatctgtggatgacgcacttatgggggatatctgtggagggcacttatgggggatatctgtggatgacacatatatagcataagatgctatatatgtgccctccacagatatcccccataagtgcgccctccacagatatcccccataagtgccctccacagatatcccccataagtgccctccacagatatcccccataagtgccttctagtaagtaaagtaatgtattagtagggggaagggaggaggcagggacacttgcggcggggccggtgcagtgcccggcggtgggcacacaccgggggcagctcctacctttctgctgcaggacatttcgctccaaGTCTCCTGAGCggtggcctcttcaccactcctcacatggccggcagtgggcagccgaactagagcgccgctgcccgcccttctgctgctgtgcgcagtgtgacatctcaccctccgtcatgcacctcctgccccgcctgcctgcttcattcataaagtggaaggagcagacagacggggcaggaggcgcatgacggacattttgcaagcagcttgagcggtgCGATAtgtctgcgcggccgcccacccgccagcccgcaccaaagagccgcattgaaggttctaaagagccgcttgtggctcgcgagcctcACTTTACCGACCActgccctaaaccatgatggtgaacaatctttgtcttcaggtgatttgagagttgttttgagacccccatgttgctactcttcagagaaaattaaaagaggagggaaacttacaattgacccctttaaatactctttctcataattggattcacctatgtatgtaggtcaggggtcactgagcttaccaagccaatttgagttccaataattagttctaaaggttttggaatcaataaaaggacaacagtgcccaaatttatgcacctgcctaactttgtttaaacaattatagcacactttctgtaaatccaataaacttcatttcacttctcaaatatcactgtgtgtgtctcctatatgatatatttaactgacattttttatcgtaacaaccaacgatttatacaggaaaatcatgacgattaacaaggttgcccaaacattAGCATCCCACTGTACCTACTGTTCACCCGCAGCCTGAGTATAAGTAGTTAAACCCGCCTTCTGGATTTTGAACCTCAGAgaactgaagttttgtttctgtcTTCCTCTGTCAGCCATGGCGTCTGCTGATGTGAGAGCTGAGCTGGACTGCTCCATCTGTCTGGACACCTATACAGATCCTGTAATGCTGAGATGTGGACACAACTTCTGCCGGGTCTGTATTGATCGTGTACTGgatacacaggaagagtctggggTTAATACCTGTCCTGGATGCAGAGAAGAGTTTCAGGAGTGGCTTGCACTGATGAGATGCTTAGCTCTGCGTAACATTATAGAGAATTTATTGGTTACTCCACATAAAGAGACGGAAACCGGGATCTGCTGCACTTGCTGTGTGGACTCTCCTGTACCTGCTGTTAAATCCTGTCTGATGTGTGAGGCTTCTCTGTGTGAGAAACACCTGAGAGTTCACAGCAAGTCATCAGAACACGTCTTATCTGACCCCAGCACTTCCATGGAGAACAGGAAATGTTCTGTCCATAAGAAGATCCTGGAGTATTACTGCCCTCAGGACTCTGATTGTATCTGTGTGTTCTGCAGTTTGGCTGGAGAACATCAGGGACATCAGTTGGAAATGCTAGATGAGGCCTCTAAGAAGAAGAAAGGGAAACTGAGAAATATTTTCCAGAAACTGTCCACAAAGCGAGAGGAGACTGAGGGAAGAGTCCAGAACCTGGAGGAACGCTGGAGAAAATCTCAAGAAAAAGCATCGGGAGAAGCAGAAAGAGTCACTGCCCTGTTTTCAGACATCAGGGGAGGACTGGAGGACCTGGAGAAGAGGGTCCTGAGTGAGATCTCAAGGCAGGAAAAGGAAGAGTCACTCTCATTCTCTTCTCTGATCCAGAAACTGGAAATACAGAAGGACGAGCTGTCCAGGAAGATGAGACACATTGAGGAGATATGTAACATTACTGATCCACTGACTGTGTTACAGGAACCAGACACAGGTGACTTGTGTGATCCTGAGGAGGCAGGAGGTGATGACATACATAGATGTCTCCATGATGAAGATGATCTGCTATGTGACTGTGATctcatacacattacatacattATGTGACATAATAACAGATATAAGGAGAGGGATCTATATGGAAGGTCCTACAGacatattactggatgtaaacaCAGCTGCTAATAACATCCTTatatcagaagaactgaaaactgcAACCTGTACACAAAATAAGCAGAATCGTCCAGAAAGAGTAGAGAGATTCCAGGATTTTCAGGTGATGAGCAGCAAAAGATTTACCTCAGGACGACATTACTGGGATATGGAGATCAGTGGATCAGGGGGTTGGATGGTGAGAATGTGTTATCCCAGTATTGACAGGAGGGGAGATCAGTCATACATTGGAAATAATAACAAGTCCTGGAGTTTGATGAGGTATAGTAATCAGTATCTAGTGATACATGACGGTAAAGAGATCCAGTTACCTGACAAGATCTCCAGTGATAGTCAGGATATGTCTGGATTATGAGGCCGAGCAGTTGTCCTTTTATGAGCTGTGTGACCCCATCAGACACTTACACACCTTCACTGCCACCTTCACCGAGCCCCTTCATGCTGCATTATATGTATGGAAAGGTTCTATAAAGATATCAGGGGAAGTAGCAACTAGGAGAAACCATCATAACCTATGAAATCTGTCCTGAGACTGGTGACATTATGGAGAGCGCCATGATAAGGATAGCTACGATGAGAAAGGCTGAAGCGTTGAAATTTGTGTTTGGCCCAATAAAATTGATTACACGGTGAGCTGATGTCTCTTCTTGTTGCGTCATGGACAGATTTTATTTcacaaaaatcaattcaatttatAAATATTTATGAATATTGGTGAACAGcgtaaaaataatacaaaacaaaaactgcGGAAGGAATATTATGAATcatgaattaaaggggtattccagtaagtAAACGTTATTCCCTGTCCACAGGATGTTGGATAActatcagattagtgggggtcctaccgctgggtagTACagtacagcgctcagctatctccgaaacgcccataaaaatgaatgtagCGACCGTGCGTATGTGGGACCGCCCGCTCCAGTCATTTCAGGGCGCAGCAGGGGGTACTGGGCCCagctgtaggacccccaccgatctgatagttgtcccctatcctgtggataggagacaACTTTTacctaccagaataccccttcaaTATAGATCTCACTCGCATTACAGCTCGGCCCAGCCATAGTAGGGCTTCCATAGGTTTCTATCAGACTCTTCTGTACCAAATTCTCCCAGAGTACGCCGTAGTTTTCTATGTTGGATTCCGTTTGACTCTGACAGAAGAAACTCATAGCATACAACATCAAACACCTTATGAGGGATGCAACTCTCGTGTAGATTACACCTAATGCCTAATTTACACTCCGTAATGAAATCCGTTATAGGAtggtcagtagtgttgatcgagcaccaaagtgtgcgggtgctctggtgctcgagtagaacactttgggatgctcgggtgctctacagaacaccagagcacaatggaagtcaatgagagaaccagagcattaaaccaggcaccccagaaattaatggaaacatcactgaaatggtttgggaacagcatggggaggctggatgcatcttggactcctaggtcgctgctgggaacgatgttgtccgagtagtacgccacttttacagactgacaataatacgcacaaaaccgaagataaagtggtaggcaattaagagtgccgcatttgtgtgaggggagtcggggcgttcactatttaaacctggccctcctccccccacttgtcggttcgaacgatttcgaatcggcttgtgggttggtgccagagaagggcgtgcgtcactggaggatcgggggatcggctgcgtcgggctcgtcgctacggtgattaggtaggcagggtggcttgtacacccgtctcgctatgtataacatgtggggctgccgagcgtgccgccggtccccagctgcgatggagactgcccgcactcccgatcgcttccggcaccccgatacaggcaccccgatccgctccaggccctgcgccaagcacccccgctcccacatgcagcgtcccccaggcgggcacccctcacctgtggcttagcagcgacgggtcacgacgtccgctcgcataccctgagcatcggtcacgccggccgtcggctccacgacgcagcgttatatatcactcacttccgtatcagaacataaacatttgttccgccgtagaggaaaacgccgtccgctcacacagggatctattcattagctgcaatcagtaagcggaggtccagctgcaggatcagggggcggaagctgaaacctataggcgattaatacgcagcggctttccctgtacaaatagtcgatagcggtgggcacgggatgcaatgttccacatggcggagcgcaaatccctcacagccgatcctgatgcacgttctcctggtaattacaattagcgaggcagtgaaggtggacatgcttatgtgactttcagtcatgtctaggaatccgctgtagaataaactcgtcttctttactgcgccaaactcaggcaagacaagataagcagatactcagacatgtgcactgtataacaagttatgatttcaatggttaattctaacctagaagagaatcactggcttgctgcgctccagcaggtcctggcttgatagagggcgacacctacaggcccatactggtactgcagtccaggtgcagggctcctctgctcaggcacagtggctaggtactaaggcaggagtaaaaaaaaaaaaaaaaaaaaaaaaattaaaaataaatttggaatatgttcaaggatcaaatataaagagggcttcaaggaggggggctggccacatcactttgcgcacgcagccgggccgcccgtaagcccatacggtcactcagggggttggttcgggcgcagtcacaataatccggtggttagctagggagcggtggcatgagtgaagggtcgcccagccggcgtgcgctcactcacacgtctgtccttggttattcaggtccacaggtggtgggctaacttacgatactgtggggttcgtggctgtcatggccgccaggtgagtcaggggtggtgcatgcggggtccaaccccctcttttctcctgcataggcttgcgggacgggggatggtggactattatgtccaggcctctggcgcatctcttacagggtggcgcctacagtcgtggcctttggtgggggggaaaagaaaaataaataaataaataaataaattaaataaataaataaaaatggtatagataggaatgttgctttgccaggtctgtcacgactacagactccttataaagccctgccacgactgcaggcatcagtctgtcacgactacagacccgctctaaagccctgccacgactgcaggcaacagtctgtcacgactacagacccgttataaagccctgctacgactgcaggcatcagtctgtcacgactacagactcgttataaagtcctgccacgactgcaggcatcagtctgtcacgactacagacccgttataaagccctgccacgactgcaggcatcagtctgtcacgactacagactcgttataaagtcctgccacgactgcaggcatcagtctgtcacaactacagacccgctctaaagccctgctacgactgcaggcacaaatccgttacgactacagactcattattaagaccggccacgactgcaggcattagtctcatgtcaacagactcacgaggtaatactaccacgtctaca is a genomic window of Bufo bufo chromosome 1, aBufBuf1.1, whole genome shotgun sequence containing:
- the LOC121002981 gene encoding LOW QUALITY PROTEIN: tripartite motif-containing protein 14-like (The sequence of the model RefSeq protein was modified relative to this genomic sequence to represent the inferred CDS: inserted 4 bases in 2 codons), encoding MASADVRAELDCSICLDTYTDPVMLRCGHNFCRVCIDRVLDTQEESGVNTCPGCREEFQEWLALMRCLALRNIIENLLVTPHKETETGICCTCCVDSPVPAVKSCLMCEASLCEKHLRVHSKSSEHVLSDPSTSMENRKCSVHKKILEYYCPQDSDCICVFCSLAGEHQGHQLEMLDEASKKKKGKLRNIFQKLSTKREETEGRVQNLEERWRKSQEKASGEAERVTALFSDIRGGLEDLEKRVLSEISRQEKEESLSFSSLIQKLEIQKDELSRKMRHIEEICNITDPLTVLQEPDTGDLCDPEEAGGDDIHRCLHDEDDLLCDCDLIHITXTLCDIITDIRRGIYMEGPTDILLDVNTAANNILISEELKTATCTQNKQNRPERVERFQDFQVMSSKRFTSGRHYWDMEISGSGGWMVRMCYPSIDRRGDQSYIGNNNKSWSLMRYSNQYLVIHDGKEIQLPDKISSDXVRICLDYEAEQLSFYELCDPIRHLHTFTATFTEPLHAALYVWKGSIKISGEVATRRNHHNL